TACAACTTAGCACAAATATGTACTTATTTTTCATAGGTTGATAATAAATGGTTTAAAAAGATGTCGAgtataaaaagtttgaagCAAGCTTTTATGCCTATCATATGGCTCAACTGTATATTTTGCATGGGAGTATTTGAAATACCAATAAATCGTCCACGATTTTTTCTAAGtgttttttatgttatcattatGCTGATAGGATATTTCATTCTGTTTTACCAAGGAATGTTCATCTTCCAGAAAATTTCCTATGACTTTTCGACGTTTGATTTGATTGTCAATGCAATTAACATCTTTGTTGCAGTCTTGgctataattttgttttggaGGAAATCACAGgtatgtaacaatattttctgtaaaacGAGATCTAGcaaatagttaattatattatgtaaaactgcattaataaattacagaaacattatgtttaactaattttaaaatatgtacaataatcttttcttccttttttaaatatttttcttgtgaTGTAAAATATTGCGTGTGTGTATTTCTTTGATATAACGTTTTGTGTCTCTAAATAATtcaatgacaaaaaaaatttactaatctattaataaatttcaatgtttaaggctataaatagtataataaagaaaagtaGTATAGTGGACAATACTTTGGAGGTAttgggaataaaaaaaaagtacgagAAAACCTAtcacaatattttgtttcatatGGTTATTTGGATAGTaagcataataataatgtggACCACGTTTATGCTATTGGGATGTTACAATATTGGTTA
This sequence is a window from Monomorium pharaonis isolate MP-MQ-018 chromosome 3, ASM1337386v2, whole genome shotgun sequence. Protein-coding genes within it:
- the LOC105835885 gene encoding uncharacterized protein LOC105835885 isoform X1; the encoded protein is MSSIKSLKQAFMPIIWLNCIFCMGVFEIPINRPRFFLSVFYVIIMLIGYFILFYQGMFIFQKISYDFSTFDLIVNAINIFVAVLAIILFWRKSQAINSIIKKSSIVDNTLEVLGIKKKYEKTYHNILFHMVIWIVSIIIMWTTFMLLGCYNIGYGYWFSLYRTICFCFPVIINSVVDLTFASFVRQVIYLKKKKKNTQIISRKKIAQRIEIVKIFLNPKIFIRVMSL